A window from Leuconostoc mesenteroides subsp. mesenteroides encodes these proteins:
- a CDS encoding tetratricopeptide repeat protein has translation METNYAQKMLDALSSGQLDDAKKFFAQSLRKDNDDLIYSLAEELYALGFLNQSRRAYKKLLEKYPGEDELRTALADIAIEDGEIDEAQDYLAQINPDSPSYLQALLVKADVYQSEGLTESAEHSLLQAEKISPDEEVIQFALAEFYYANQSYPKAIPRYRALLKKGQREISRVDLVARIGMSYAQVGNYEHAVGYLEQIKPEQMTLDTRFQLAVLYQENKRTQEAIDLFNDVLEVDPKYTSIYPILGQAYEQERQLEDAYRVYQEGLAQDETNTVLYRLAGLAAEKIGDDAKAKMYYQDALNLDDTDVTSIIVLSALLLKQREFEADIQLLEKHIQEDVIDPEFYWHLARAYYQEGNQKQATKYWEMALPFFQDNTSFLRDIIDWYHEEGEHEDEIDMMARYLNIEPDDADMQMRFENAKY, from the coding sequence ATGGAAACAAACTATGCACAAAAAATGCTTGATGCCCTATCCAGTGGGCAGCTAGATGATGCGAAAAAGTTTTTTGCACAGTCATTGCGAAAAGATAATGATGATTTAATATACAGTTTAGCAGAGGAATTATACGCTCTTGGATTTTTGAACCAATCACGGCGTGCCTATAAAAAATTGTTAGAAAAATACCCTGGGGAGGATGAACTTCGTACGGCATTAGCTGACATTGCGATAGAAGATGGTGAGATTGACGAAGCACAAGACTACTTAGCACAAATTAACCCTGATTCACCTTCATACCTACAGGCTTTACTCGTCAAGGCAGATGTCTATCAGTCTGAAGGATTAACGGAATCTGCAGAACACAGTTTATTGCAGGCTGAAAAAATATCTCCAGATGAAGAGGTGATTCAATTTGCCTTAGCTGAATTTTATTATGCAAATCAAAGTTACCCCAAGGCAATTCCACGCTATCGTGCGTTGCTGAAAAAAGGCCAACGAGAAATTAGTCGAGTTGATCTGGTAGCACGAATTGGTATGTCGTACGCTCAAGTAGGCAATTATGAACATGCAGTTGGTTATTTGGAACAAATCAAACCAGAACAGATGACATTGGACACACGATTCCAACTAGCAGTCCTATATCAAGAAAACAAGCGGACGCAAGAAGCAATTGATTTGTTTAATGATGTATTGGAAGTGGATCCTAAATATACGTCTATTTATCCGATATTGGGACAAGCGTATGAGCAAGAACGACAGCTTGAGGATGCTTACCGAGTTTATCAAGAAGGGTTAGCTCAAGATGAGACCAATACGGTATTATACCGTCTAGCAGGTTTAGCAGCAGAAAAAATTGGAGATGATGCTAAAGCCAAAATGTATTATCAAGATGCTTTGAATTTAGATGATACAGATGTGACCTCAATAATTGTTTTGTCTGCTTTGCTATTAAAGCAACGAGAATTCGAAGCAGATATTCAGTTATTAGAGAAACATATTCAAGAAGATGTTATTGATCCGGAGTTTTACTGGCACCTGGCACGTGCCTATTATCAGGAAGGTAATCAAAAGCAAGCTACTAAATATTGGGAAATGGCTTTACCCTTTTTTCAAGATAATACTTCATTTTTGCGTGATATTATTGATTGGTACCATGAAGAAGGTGAACATGAGGATGAGATTGATATGATGGCTAGATATTTAAATATCGAACCAGATGATGCTGATATGCAAATGCGATTTGAAAATGCAAAATATTAA
- a CDS encoding DegV family EDD domain-containing protein, whose amino-acid sequence MSNIKIVTDSAVALTPEEINKYDIKIVPLSVQIDGTVYEDGVTIQRDEFLEKMIESKSFPQTSQPSIGTFQAVYDDIYHKFPDSEILSIHLSSGLSGTVRAAEQAAALTSAKITTFDTLAADRAQAFVVLQAAEMASQGATMAEIMPAVEKAREESHIFLSFTSLTNMVAGGRLSKTQGIIGNLLNIKVGAGVTKNDGTVEVLLKGRGMKTITKFNNNVIAKMQEYKEVLSIGISHAGIPEEAAQIAARLKAIWPDIDIPVLNTTPIISTHTGVGALAILYRAR is encoded by the coding sequence ATGTCAAATATTAAAATCGTTACAGATTCAGCTGTAGCATTAACGCCAGAAGAAATTAACAAATATGATATCAAAATTGTGCCACTATCAGTGCAAATCGATGGGACGGTCTATGAGGACGGCGTCACTATTCAGCGTGATGAATTTCTTGAAAAAATGATTGAAAGTAAGAGCTTTCCTCAAACATCACAACCATCAATTGGCACATTTCAAGCTGTTTACGATGATATTTATCATAAATTTCCTGATTCCGAAATTTTAAGTATCCATTTATCATCCGGATTGTCAGGAACTGTTCGCGCTGCCGAACAAGCAGCTGCATTGACAAGTGCTAAGATTACAACGTTTGATACATTGGCAGCTGATCGCGCGCAAGCATTTGTTGTCTTACAAGCAGCTGAGATGGCCTCTCAAGGAGCTACAATGGCTGAAATTATGCCAGCGGTTGAAAAAGCGCGAGAGGAATCGCATATCTTTTTGAGTTTTACCTCTTTGACAAACATGGTTGCCGGAGGCCGCTTGAGTAAAACACAAGGAATTATTGGTAACTTACTTAATATAAAAGTAGGTGCTGGTGTAACGAAAAATGATGGTACCGTTGAAGTGCTTCTTAAAGGTAGAGGTATGAAGACTATCACTAAATTCAACAATAATGTTATTGCTAAAATGCAAGAGTATAAGGAAGTATTGTCAATAGGTATTTCTCATGCAGGAATCCCAGAGGAAGCAGCTCAAATTGCAGCACGATTAAAAGCGATTTGGCCTGATATTGACATTCCAGTTTTAAATACAACACCAATTATTTCTACTCATACAGGCGTAGGTGCATTAGCAATTTTGTACCGAGCACGCTAA
- a CDS encoding DUF2140 family protein, translated as MADQTLARSNKVVKKKKPIWFWLFWALISILLIGGIWLFNNATGPVKIKDNVSKISKSDATFDVSLNKKQINALVAHYLNDTDNSGYTFKIGDDVMMYGSAKLLGQKFNFGMALDAQLTPNGNIVMQAKSLAIGNLSLPIKTVMSYVKSSYDAPEYVTIAPKKKQIFIDMSKLPTTQGIKFKAKVINIKADQFVFQGGLANDKK; from the coding sequence ATGGCTGATCAAACACTAGCTAGATCAAATAAAGTAGTCAAAAAAAAGAAGCCCATTTGGTTCTGGCTTTTCTGGGCTCTAATTTCTATATTATTGATAGGCGGAATCTGGCTTTTCAATAATGCCACCGGACCAGTAAAAATAAAGGACAATGTATCCAAGATTAGTAAATCAGACGCTACGTTTGATGTCTCCTTAAATAAAAAACAAATCAATGCCCTAGTTGCTCATTATCTTAACGATACAGATAACAGCGGATATACTTTTAAAATTGGAGATGACGTGATGATGTACGGTAGTGCCAAACTTTTAGGTCAAAAATTTAATTTTGGCATGGCTCTAGATGCTCAATTAACGCCTAATGGCAATATCGTTATGCAGGCCAAGTCTTTAGCAATTGGTAATCTATCGTTGCCCATTAAAACTGTAATGAGTTACGTCAAATCAAGTTATGATGCGCCAGAATACGTCACAATTGCACCGAAAAAGAAACAGATATTTATTGATATGAGTAAGTTACCCACAACGCAAGGCATTAAATTTAAAGCAAAGGTTATTAATATAAAAGCAGATCAGTTTGTTTTCCAAGGAGGCCTTGCTAATGATAAAAAGTGA
- a CDS encoding ECF transporter S component gives MKKLSTQRITLIALFTVTNIVGGHIALFAKLPVYLDTIGTLLGASFFGPVGGLIVGILTALINGTTGDLFSIYYMPSQIVTALVAGLIYTKVNAIDIKNIWWSALIISVPATIVSSVITVILFHGITSSGSSTIVQVLHGLGLNQTLSVFLVQIGTDYLDRLIGMYVVAVVYRIIVSRVHVI, from the coding sequence ATGAAAAAGCTATCTACTCAGCGTATCACGTTAATTGCTCTGTTTACTGTGACTAATATTGTTGGTGGTCACATTGCTTTGTTTGCAAAGTTGCCAGTTTACTTAGACACAATTGGTACGCTTTTAGGTGCATCTTTTTTTGGTCCAGTTGGTGGGCTAATTGTTGGTATTTTGACAGCATTAATAAATGGTACGACAGGCGACCTTTTTTCAATTTATTACATGCCTAGCCAAATTGTTACTGCTCTTGTGGCAGGGTTGATTTACACAAAAGTCAACGCTATTGATATTAAAAATATTTGGTGGTCAGCCTTAATTATTTCCGTACCAGCGACAATTGTGAGTTCGGTGATTACGGTAATTCTTTTTCACGGCATTACTTCTTCTGGCTCAAGCACCATTGTACAGGTACTTCACGGTCTTGGACTCAATCAAACACTTTCGGTATTTCTAGTACAGATTGGAACAGATTATCTCGATCGTCTGATCGGTATGTATGTTGTAGCCGTAGTATATCGTATTATCGTGTCGCGTGTTCATGTAATTTGA
- a CDS encoding ribonuclease HII, whose amino-acid sequence MTDTIANIKRQLKNISPDDEQLLIWQQDKRVGVQNALKAWQKKQVLLQEKREHFLSRFDIERQYWMQGYDLIAGVDEVGRGPLAGPVVAAAVILPHDFDVLDVIDSKQLSAKKRDELYDKIIAKAISIGVGSVEASIIDKINIYEAARVAMTDAVNQLAPVPEALLIDAMRLDIDLPQEFLIKGDARSNSIGAASIIAKVTRDRLMASYGLKYPGYGFERNAGYGTKEHLEGIKKIGITPIHRKTFAPIKDII is encoded by the coding sequence ATGACTGACACGATTGCAAATATCAAACGACAACTCAAAAATATATCGCCTGACGATGAGCAGTTATTGATTTGGCAACAAGATAAGCGTGTTGGTGTACAAAATGCTTTAAAGGCTTGGCAAAAAAAGCAAGTGCTATTGCAGGAAAAACGTGAGCATTTTTTATCTCGTTTTGATATTGAACGTCAGTACTGGATGCAAGGTTACGATTTAATTGCCGGTGTGGATGAAGTCGGTCGGGGTCCTTTAGCTGGTCCAGTCGTTGCAGCAGCAGTTATTTTACCGCATGATTTTGATGTTTTAGATGTTATAGATTCTAAGCAGCTGTCTGCAAAAAAACGAGATGAATTGTACGACAAAATTATAGCAAAAGCAATTTCTATAGGTGTTGGTAGTGTCGAAGCCTCGATTATTGATAAAATTAATATTTATGAAGCAGCTCGTGTTGCGATGACTGACGCAGTTAATCAGTTGGCGCCCGTACCTGAAGCTTTATTAATTGATGCTATGCGGTTAGATATAGATTTGCCGCAAGAATTTTTAATTAAAGGGGATGCGCGAAGTAATTCAATAGGTGCAGCCAGTATTATCGCAAAAGTAACACGTGATCGCCTAATGGCGTCCTATGGTTTAAAATATCCTGGTTATGGTTTCGAAAGAAACGCTGGATATGGTACTAAAGAACATCTTGAAGGTATAAAAAAAATCGGCATTACACCGATTCATCGTAAAACGTTTGCACCCATTAAAGATATAATATGA
- a CDS encoding CCA tRNA nucleotidyltransferase, translated as MKIKQLPQEFIDAQPILTKLENAGFEAYFVGGSVRDTVMGKKIHDVDIASSAFPEEVKLLFHNTVDTGIQHGTVMVLDHGIGYEITTFRVESTYTDFRRPDHVTFVRSLEEDLKRRDFTINALAMRHDGEILDFFNGLEDMKKGVIRAVGDAEKRFTEDALRMMRALRFSAQLGFNIASDTQKALVDLAPNLAKIAVERIRVEFEKLLLGSQAAQSLEFALRAQIMHYLPGPHIEEWSNIIDDLNKGQATNYTVAWTHILSRAQFDDEKLHQFMYDWKMSRTVMKTISAIVPLVNHPEESTVFDIYQILAYQKELLEVLLLTGSRPETIQRISHIIEMLPITKAADLNISGGELVRSGILAPGPVLGRVLKKIEYAVVVGDISNDHDALEKFAKEYVNDQN; from the coding sequence ATGAAAATTAAACAATTACCTCAAGAATTTATAGATGCGCAACCAATATTAACAAAGTTAGAAAATGCTGGATTTGAAGCTTATTTTGTTGGTGGGTCAGTACGTGATACTGTCATGGGAAAAAAGATTCATGATGTTGATATTGCAAGCAGTGCTTTTCCAGAAGAAGTTAAATTATTGTTCCATAATACTGTTGACACGGGTATCCAACACGGAACAGTAATGGTTTTGGACCATGGAATAGGATATGAAATTACGACTTTTCGTGTCGAGTCAACTTACACGGACTTCAGGCGACCGGATCATGTTACTTTTGTACGTAGTCTTGAAGAGGATCTTAAAAGGCGTGACTTCACAATTAATGCGCTCGCAATGCGGCATGACGGTGAAATATTGGATTTTTTCAATGGCCTAGAAGATATGAAAAAAGGCGTTATTCGAGCAGTTGGTGATGCCGAAAAACGATTTACAGAAGATGCTTTGAGAATGATGCGTGCCCTGAGATTTAGTGCCCAACTTGGTTTCAACATTGCGTCTGACACTCAAAAAGCATTGGTAGATTTGGCACCGAATTTGGCTAAAATCGCAGTTGAACGAATTCGAGTTGAATTTGAAAAATTATTGTTAGGAAGTCAAGCAGCGCAGAGTTTGGAATTTGCACTGCGCGCTCAGATCATGCATTATTTGCCAGGACCGCACATTGAAGAATGGTCTAACATTATAGATGATTTAAATAAAGGCCAAGCTACAAATTACACCGTGGCTTGGACACATATACTGTCCAGAGCGCAATTTGATGACGAAAAACTTCATCAATTCATGTACGATTGGAAAATGAGTCGTACTGTGATGAAAACAATCAGTGCAATTGTGCCCCTTGTAAATCATCCAGAGGAATCAACGGTATTTGATATATATCAAATTTTAGCTTATCAAAAAGAGTTACTTGAAGTTTTATTACTAACTGGTAGTCGTCCAGAGACAATTCAAAGAATAAGTCATATAATAGAGATGTTACCGATTACAAAAGCTGCTGATCTTAATATTAGTGGTGGTGAATTAGTCCGTTCTGGTATTTTAGCACCTGGACCGGTGTTAGGACGTGTACTTAAAAAAATTGAGTACGCAGTTGTTGTTGGTGATATTTCAAATGATCACGACGCACTTGAAAAGTTTGCAAAGGAGTACGTAAATGACCAAAATTAA
- a CDS encoding lysophospholipase → MRKFAISLIAILLIGVGGFYGIKTWENQKNNLNQPQKSVQKVSHINLVALGDSLTEGVGDEKNMKGYSGRIAKKIQSQYNVGVTVSNFGKAGDRSDQIKKRLDTQQKFQKRLQGANVIVMTSGGNDLQQLLLKNVWATSPKTLSAAVKAGQQSYQQKLSALIADIRSYNAEAPIFIFGNYNPLYVHFADRPDFNDDVKLFNSINAQAAKEDGNAYFVSIFNLTYGQFKTTTQREGLITESASSNSNSNSNAAMTAVLTGKNNVNNAWISTEDNYHPNNKGYNYITAQLFNKMKKEAKQWLIKH, encoded by the coding sequence ATGCGGAAGTTTGCCATTAGTTTAATAGCTATCTTATTAATTGGTGTTGGAGGATTTTATGGCATCAAAACTTGGGAAAACCAAAAAAACAACTTGAATCAACCTCAAAAGTCGGTGCAAAAAGTATCACATATTAATCTAGTTGCCTTGGGGGACTCATTAACAGAAGGTGTTGGCGACGAAAAAAATATGAAAGGGTATTCTGGGCGAATTGCTAAGAAAATTCAATCACAGTACAATGTAGGTGTCACTGTTAGCAATTTTGGTAAAGCCGGTGATCGTTCTGACCAAATCAAAAAAAGATTGGATACACAGCAAAAATTTCAAAAACGGTTACAAGGGGCTAATGTAATTGTTATGACCTCTGGTGGTAACGATTTACAACAGCTACTTTTGAAAAATGTTTGGGCAACATCTCCAAAAACATTATCAGCTGCTGTTAAAGCAGGACAACAATCTTATCAACAAAAGTTATCTGCTTTGATAGCAGATATTCGCTCTTATAATGCTGAGGCGCCCATATTTATATTTGGAAATTACAATCCTTTGTATGTTCATTTTGCCGATCGTCCTGATTTTAATGATGATGTTAAGCTATTTAATAGCATCAATGCTCAAGCTGCTAAAGAAGATGGTAATGCATATTTTGTGAGTATTTTCAATCTAACATATGGCCAATTTAAAACAACAACGCAACGAGAAGGACTTATTACGGAATCAGCTAGCTCAAATAGCAATTCAAATTCGAATGCTGCTATGACAGCTGTTTTGACGGGTAAAAACAATGTCAACAACGCCTGGATTAGTACAGAAGATAATTACCACCCTAATAATAAAGGCTATAATTACATAACAGCCCAATTATTTAACAAAATGAAAAAGGAAGCAAAACAATGGCTGATCAAACACTAG
- a CDS encoding dihydrofolate reductase, with protein MTKIKMVWAEDRQHAIGKDGGIPWHMPDDLKLFRDETVDTLMIMGRPTWLSIGRPLPKRTTVVMTRQEDWTTSYPEVQVVHSIDEAKDLIAKEKRDITIAGGAAIYREFMRYATDLVITRVDGEIDGDTFVDEVDLTQFQLKSREPHAKDDNHDYAFVVERYERI; from the coding sequence ATGACCAAAATTAAAATGGTATGGGCTGAGGATCGCCAACATGCAATTGGAAAAGATGGTGGTATACCTTGGCATATGCCTGACGATCTTAAATTGTTTAGAGATGAGACAGTCGATACGTTAATGATTATGGGGCGCCCAACATGGCTTAGCATTGGGCGGCCACTTCCTAAACGAACAACTGTAGTTATGACTAGGCAGGAAGACTGGACAACGAGTTATCCAGAAGTACAAGTTGTTCATTCAATCGACGAAGCAAAAGATTTGATAGCTAAAGAAAAGAGAGACATTACAATTGCCGGTGGTGCAGCAATCTATCGTGAATTTATGCGCTACGCAACAGATTTAGTTATAACTCGGGTTGACGGTGAAATCGATGGTGATACTTTTGTTGATGAAGTAGACTTAACACAATTTCAGCTAAAGTCCCGTGAACCACATGCGAAGGATGATAATCATGATTACGCATTCGTTGTTGAACGCTATGAGCGCATATAA
- the ylqF gene encoding ribosome biogenesis GTPase YlqF has protein sequence MAQIIQWFPGHMAKAFRLMRENLKLVDVVFELVDSRIPESSRNPEVDKLIGNKPRLLIMTKADLADPDQTRAWKKHFEAQGYTVLVLDTRDPRTPQLVTKAARRAVEAKKAAQLAKGIQDQPIRAMISGVPNVGKSTLLNHLVMKNVAPTADRPGVTKKIAWLKTPTKLELLDSPGVLWPKFEDQNIGMKLALTGAVKDTIFAKDDAALFLIDFFRKYRPEAIIERYHLNDNIFDQENVDVLLSITSKLGFKDDYDKASERILNDLRKNKLGAFTLDLIETKND, from the coding sequence ATGGCACAAATAATTCAATGGTTTCCTGGCCATATGGCCAAAGCTTTCCGTTTGATGCGGGAGAATTTAAAACTAGTCGACGTTGTTTTTGAGTTGGTCGATTCCCGTATTCCCGAAAGTTCCCGTAACCCAGAAGTGGATAAATTAATTGGTAATAAGCCCCGTTTGTTAATTATGACTAAAGCTGATTTGGCAGATCCTGATCAAACCAGAGCATGGAAAAAGCATTTTGAAGCACAAGGATACACAGTACTTGTGCTTGATACGCGCGACCCAAGGACTCCACAATTAGTAACTAAAGCAGCTCGGCGAGCAGTTGAGGCAAAAAAAGCTGCACAATTAGCAAAAGGAATCCAAGATCAGCCTATTCGTGCTATGATTTCTGGTGTACCAAACGTTGGTAAGTCAACATTATTGAATCACTTGGTAATGAAAAATGTTGCGCCAACAGCAGATCGACCAGGGGTAACGAAGAAAATTGCTTGGCTAAAAACGCCAACAAAATTAGAACTACTTGATTCCCCTGGCGTACTATGGCCAAAGTTTGAAGATCAAAACATCGGTATGAAATTGGCATTAACAGGTGCGGTGAAAGATACAATTTTCGCCAAAGATGATGCAGCACTGTTTTTGATTGACTTTTTTCGAAAATATCGACCAGAAGCTATTATTGAGCGATATCATTTGAATGATAACATTTTTGATCAAGAAAATGTCGATGTCTTATTATCTATCACAAGCAAATTAGGATTTAAAGATGATTATGACAAGGCTAGTGAACGAATACTAAATGATCTTAGGAAAAATAAATTAGGGGCGTTTACACTTGATTTAATTGAGACGAAAAATGACTGA
- a CDS encoding nucleoside hydrolase: MQKVIIDTDPGIDDSLALLVALKSPELDVIAITVVEGNVPTKIGVQNALKVLEEAGRTDIPVFEGAHEPLQHEYVSAQDTHGLDGLGESNIADPVIEASTISAHSAYNQLLTNHNDVWVLALGPLTNIALAMKENLEVWQNMSRLIIMGGAYLSNGNTSPVAEYNFWVDPDAADYVLKNSPIVAEIVPLDVTRKILMTPNILSLMQRLSPEQSIFITKIINFYFDFHWQQEHVLGAVINDPLVMIHALYPEYTRGISKYVTVVTEGVALGQSIVDIADFWKKEANAVILTEVDSLHVMAEIIARLLGISSATVLTELTNIATDLEVLS, translated from the coding sequence ATGCAAAAAGTTATAATTGACACAGATCCAGGAATTGATGATAGTTTAGCACTTTTGGTCGCATTAAAATCGCCAGAACTTGATGTTATCGCCATTACTGTGGTCGAGGGCAACGTTCCAACAAAAATCGGTGTTCAGAATGCCCTCAAAGTACTTGAAGAAGCAGGAAGAACTGATATTCCTGTTTTTGAAGGCGCACATGAGCCCTTGCAACATGAGTATGTCAGCGCACAAGATACTCACGGATTAGATGGGTTAGGAGAAAGTAACATTGCTGATCCAGTAATAGAGGCCAGCACGATAAGTGCTCACTCAGCATACAATCAGTTGCTCACTAATCATAATGATGTTTGGGTACTGGCTTTAGGACCGTTAACAAATATTGCGCTAGCCATGAAAGAAAATCTCGAGGTTTGGCAAAATATGTCACGCTTAATCATTATGGGTGGAGCCTATCTGTCAAATGGGAATACTTCGCCAGTTGCCGAATATAACTTTTGGGTAGATCCGGATGCAGCTGACTATGTTTTAAAAAACAGTCCTATTGTTGCTGAAATCGTACCCTTAGATGTTACTCGAAAAATATTAATGACACCAAATATCTTGTCACTCATGCAACGATTAAGTCCAGAACAATCAATATTTATTACTAAAATCATTAATTTTTATTTTGACTTTCATTGGCAACAAGAACACGTATTGGGGGCGGTTATTAATGATCCGCTTGTGATGATTCATGCGTTATATCCTGAGTATACTCGTGGTATTAGTAAGTATGTTACTGTAGTAACAGAAGGAGTAGCTCTGGGACAAAGTATAGTTGATATAGCTGACTTTTGGAAAAAAGAAGCAAACGCAGTGATTTTAACCGAAGTAGATTCTTTGCATGTTATGGCTGAAATCATAGCTCGCCTATTAGGAATTTCGTCAGCAACCGTGTTGACTGAATTAACCAATATTGCCACAGATCTTGAGGTGTTATCATGA
- a CDS encoding energy-coupling factor transporter transmembrane protein EcfT — MNPSIKFLLILIVSIELTFVLNYQVNLIVAIITGIYLVFSKLSWKRYLLLITMPILPVLGAWTSFTTFGSHEMAITMMTRIVAYIFLGAAFSFTTDMILLLDTLEQKFRVPTTFVYGLRGALSFVPRVKQEVQTIRTAALMRGESLTFYSPQLFFKAILVSLRWSTRLAEAMASHGFTENADRSHFQPIAIKKRDWVIATSLLLILQCIILYL; from the coding sequence ATGAATCCAAGTATTAAATTTCTACTTATACTTATCGTTAGCATTGAGCTAACCTTTGTCCTTAATTATCAAGTCAATCTTATTGTAGCAATTATTACTGGGATTTATCTTGTTTTTTCAAAACTGTCCTGGAAACGTTATTTGTTATTAATTACCATGCCTATCTTGCCCGTCTTAGGTGCATGGACATCATTTACAACGTTTGGTTCCCATGAAATGGCAATTACCATGATGACTCGAATTGTTGCCTACATATTCCTAGGAGCCGCTTTTTCGTTCACCACTGACATGATCTTATTGCTGGACACACTCGAACAAAAATTCCGTGTACCAACCACTTTTGTCTACGGTCTTCGCGGTGCATTATCTTTTGTGCCTCGTGTTAAACAAGAAGTTCAAACTATCCGGACAGCGGCTTTAATGCGTGGTGAATCTTTAACATTTTACTCACCACAATTATTTTTCAAAGCTATTTTGGTCTCACTGCGGTGGTCAACTCGTTTGGCAGAAGCTATGGCTTCGCATGGTTTTACGGAAAATGCCGATCGATCACACTTTCAACCAATTGCAATCAAAAAAAGAGACTGGGTAATTGCAACCAGTCTCTTGCTCATATTACAGTGCATCATATTATATCTTTAA
- a CDS encoding YozE family protein, whose product MIKSDRSFYNWLMTNRNAMAANEVQQFANNAFLDSSFPKQSSDFEELSKYLEENTVYLMSMTTFDEAWSLYNAER is encoded by the coding sequence ATGATAAAAAGTGATCGTTCCTTTTACAATTGGTTAATGACAAATCGTAACGCTATGGCAGCCAACGAAGTGCAACAATTTGCAAATAATGCCTTTTTAGATTCATCATTTCCAAAACAAAGTAGTGATTTTGAGGAATTGTCAAAGTATCTGGAAGAGAATACAGTCTATTTAATGAGTATGACAACATTTGATGAAGCTTGGTCGCTATACAACGCTGAGCGTTAA